The Microcystis panniformis FACHB-1757 region GCTTTGCGAGAAGCAAAACAGGGAAAAGGGTCAACAGAAAATAAGTGGTCAAGTCGCAAGAAGGGACGCGCCTTATGAACAACTCCCGCCAGCCAACGTCAACCAATTTTCAAATAACTCAAACCACGCCGAAAATGAGCATCAACCTGACGGCGAGAGCCAGATTGTTGAACCGCCATGCCAGTTAAAGTAGCAAAGAGAATAGAAATGGCAACAATGAGATAGAGACGTTCTAAACAAGCAGCAGAGCGAACACGAGAATGTTCCCAGTCAAAAACGCCCGATTTACTGCCCTTGAAAGAGATGTTCAATGGGAAAACGAAGACCATACTGCCAGAAGGTGTCAAGGGTAGGAGGTTCATCGCTCAGAATTGCCCAATTATCCTTAACCCCTGGAACAGAGGCTAAAGCAAGATGAGCAGTGATTCTAGCCTCCTGCCAGACTTGAACGTTGCGATCAAAGCAGGCTTGCCGTTTGGGAGGATAGAGTTCTCTGACCTCATAGCCAAAACCCCGACGGCGAACACCGTAAATGAGGGTATCGCAAGGTAAGCGAAGACACCAATGCCAAGTATTTTTCCTGAGCCATTGAATTAATTGCTGATTGGCAAAGCCTCGGTCGGCTAACAGCATGACATTCTCAAAGCCCTGAAGATAGCCTTTGGCTCTGTCCAACAAGGGTTCGTATTTCTCAAAAGCTAGGCTGGCACTACCATGTTCTAATCCCATCCACATCAAGGGGACGGCTCTCCCCCCGCAGACCACCGCTAGATAGACAAAGCAGTATTGATTCCACAACAGAGTGGTATCTATTGCTAGATACAGTCTTTCCCCCTTCTCCTTCCAAGTCTCGATGGCTTTCAATATTAAGGGGATGTATATCTTTTCCACCGCTACTCTTCC contains the following coding sequences:
- a CDS encoding transposase, translating into MKTENRIFSQVYSYLEQGSRFVDKRHLTVLSWMVTALLSSQSLNQARWEPFVQSRAEQANSYQRRWNRFCQNGRVAVEKIYIPLILKAIETWKEKGERLYLAIDTTLLWNQYCFVYLAVVCGGRAVPLMWMGLEHGSASLAFEKYEPLLDRAKGYLQGFENVMLLADRGFANQQLIQWLRKNTWHWCLRLPCDTLIYGVRRRGFGYEVRELYPPKRQACFDRNVQVWQEARITAHLALASVPGVKDNWAILSDEPPTLDTFWQYGLRFPIEHLFQGQ